One segment of Elusimicrobiota bacterium DNA contains the following:
- the glgX gene encoding glycogen debranching protein GlgX, with translation MAKKTSSGHFYPLGATLIPEGVNFALYSQHAEAVELLLFDSPSSAPSDVIRLEHRDRYVWHVFVHGLKAGQLYGYRVHGPHRPEQGLRFNSSMLLMDPYARALSGKFRNEENRLLAYDPDDPRKDLSLAENDNARRVPKSIVVSEEFDWQGVEQPQIPLEKLIIYETHLKGFTANPNSGVRHPGTYLGFIEKIPYLKSLGVNAVELLPVHEFYVEDFLTERGRTNYWGYNTVGFFAPESSYAAGRRPGCQVDEFKTLARELHRNDMELILDVVYNHTGEGSELGPTISFRGIDNPTYYSLAGPDGQPGRFYRNFTGCGNSFNANHPAVVRLLMDSLRYWVEVLQVDGFRFDLASVLGRKDGEYDKTSAFFTAVSQDPVLSRIKLIAEPWDIGTYQAGNFPVDWSEWNGRFRDSMRRFAKGDAGMLREVGWRITGSADLYNDDGRSAYNSINFLTCHDGFTLNDLVSYDSKHNEANGEENRDGSDQNDSWNCGAEGGTSDPVVLKIRRQLVRNQICHLLFSCGTPMLLAGDEMLRTQRGNNNAYCQDNELSWLDWSLLEKNAEFHLFVRKAIAMTKAYPILQSRRFNLGQGQEGDVVPDVAWFGPDLRAPRWDDPESRTLCFMLDTPLLFIYHTAHTVQHVDLPPPPRGKRWRRIIDTSLPPGEDFADPGLEVELDPQGFYIVNPRSSVVLVGK, from the coding sequence ATGGCGAAGAAGACCTCTTCCGGGCATTTCTACCCTCTCGGTGCGACCCTCATCCCCGAGGGCGTCAACTTCGCGCTCTACTCCCAGCACGCCGAGGCCGTCGAACTCCTCCTCTTCGACTCCCCCTCCTCCGCCCCCTCGGACGTCATCCGCCTCGAGCATCGCGACCGCTATGTCTGGCACGTCTTCGTGCACGGGCTGAAGGCGGGCCAGCTCTACGGCTACCGCGTGCACGGGCCCCATCGGCCGGAGCAGGGCCTGCGCTTCAACTCGTCTATGCTGCTCATGGACCCCTACGCCCGGGCGCTCAGCGGGAAGTTCCGCAACGAGGAGAACCGCCTGCTCGCCTACGACCCCGACGACCCGCGCAAGGACCTCTCGCTCGCCGAGAACGACAACGCCCGCCGGGTCCCCAAGTCCATCGTCGTCTCCGAGGAGTTCGACTGGCAGGGCGTCGAGCAGCCCCAGATCCCCCTCGAGAAGCTCATCATCTACGAGACCCACCTCAAGGGCTTCACGGCGAACCCGAACTCCGGGGTGCGCCACCCCGGGACCTACCTGGGCTTCATCGAGAAGATCCCCTACCTCAAGTCCCTGGGGGTCAACGCGGTCGAGCTCCTCCCCGTCCACGAGTTCTACGTCGAGGACTTCCTCACCGAGCGCGGCCGGACCAACTACTGGGGCTACAACACCGTCGGCTTCTTCGCGCCGGAGTCCTCCTACGCCGCCGGCCGTCGTCCGGGCTGCCAGGTCGACGAGTTCAAGACCCTCGCGCGGGAGCTCCACCGCAACGACATGGAGCTCATCCTCGACGTCGTCTACAACCACACCGGCGAGGGCAGCGAGCTCGGCCCCACGATCTCCTTCCGGGGCATCGACAACCCGACCTACTACTCGCTGGCCGGCCCCGACGGACAGCCGGGGCGCTTCTACCGCAACTTCACCGGCTGCGGGAACAGCTTCAACGCGAACCACCCCGCCGTCGTGCGCCTGCTCATGGACTCCCTGCGCTACTGGGTGGAGGTCCTGCAGGTCGACGGCTTCCGCTTCGACCTCGCCTCGGTGCTCGGGCGCAAAGACGGCGAGTATGACAAGACCTCGGCGTTCTTCACCGCGGTCTCCCAGGACCCGGTCCTCAGCCGCATCAAGCTCATCGCGGAGCCCTGGGACATCGGAACCTACCAGGCGGGGAACTTCCCGGTCGACTGGTCGGAGTGGAACGGCCGCTTCCGCGACTCCATGCGGCGCTTCGCCAAGGGCGACGCGGGCATGCTGCGCGAGGTCGGCTGGAGGATCACCGGCTCGGCCGACCTCTACAACGACGACGGCCGCTCGGCCTACAACAGCATCAACTTCCTCACCTGCCACGACGGCTTCACCCTCAACGACCTCGTCAGCTACGACTCCAAGCACAACGAGGCCAACGGAGAGGAGAACCGCGACGGCAGCGACCAGAACGACTCCTGGAACTGCGGCGCCGAGGGCGGCACCTCCGACCCCGTCGTGCTCAAGATCCGCCGCCAGCTCGTGCGCAACCAGATCTGCCATCTTCTCTTCTCCTGCGGCACCCCCATGCTCCTGGCCGGCGACGAGATGCTGCGCACCCAGCGCGGCAACAACAACGCCTACTGCCAGGACAACGAGCTCAGCTGGCTCGACTGGAGCCTGCTGGAGAAGAACGCCGAGTTCCATCTCTTCGTGCGCAAGGCGATCGCGATGACGAAGGCCTACCCTATCCTTCAGAGCCGCCGCTTCAACCTGGGGCAGGGGCAGGAGGGCGACGTCGTGCCCGACGTCGCCTGGTTCGGGCCCGACCTGCGCGCACCGCGCTGGGACGACCCCGAGTCGAGGACCCTCTGCTTCATGCTCGACACGCCGCTCCTCTTCATCTACCACACCGCCCACACGGTCCAGCACGTGGACCTGCCGCCGCCTCCGCGCGGCAAGCGCTGGCGACGGATCATCGACACGAGCCTCCCCCCGGGGGAGGACTTCGCGGACCCCGGCCTCGAGGTCGAGCTCGACCCGCAGGGCTTCTACATCGTCAACCCGCGCAGCTCCGTCGTCCTCGTCGGCAAGTAA
- a CDS encoding FlgO family outer membrane protein, translated as MKLLTLKRLLLAAALGTLFVPPAQASNGFKSMAKTFVRAADGRVQRVAVLPFEPADGGSSAEGWNISEKLLTQLVRQGKIQAVERSLLRKLMGEHYLGRLGVLNPATLKRIGQVFAVDAVVTGSFVAMGSEAVINARFIDVETGVILAAEECRVAREWFEQGAPSSSSDPFWAVPIPAFPVEPPPILESGPAELRDAVSQTDCTDAAERVDVLERQVLDLKARFWALQLRKGADLSKLTHNPGSTITDPLLKQLFYQRMKEWYARESIPELAPHEVRRFVASDRAAFSLHRECGL; from the coding sequence ATGAAGCTCCTCACTCTGAAGCGCCTTCTTCTCGCAGCGGCTCTCGGAACGCTCTTCGTCCCGCCGGCCCAGGCCTCGAACGGATTCAAGTCGATGGCCAAGACCTTCGTCCGTGCGGCCGACGGCCGCGTCCAGCGCGTCGCGGTGCTCCCCTTCGAGCCCGCCGACGGCGGCAGCAGCGCCGAGGGCTGGAACATCTCCGAGAAGCTCCTCACCCAGCTCGTGCGCCAGGGGAAGATCCAGGCGGTCGAGCGCTCTCTGCTCAGGAAGCTCATGGGCGAACACTACCTCGGCCGCCTCGGCGTCCTCAACCCCGCCACCCTCAAGAGGATCGGCCAGGTCTTCGCGGTGGATGCCGTCGTGACCGGGAGCTTCGTGGCGATGGGCAGCGAGGCCGTCATCAACGCCCGCTTCATCGACGTCGAGACCGGCGTCATCCTCGCGGCCGAGGAATGCCGAGTGGCTCGGGAGTGGTTCGAGCAGGGCGCTCCGTCCTCGTCCTCCGACCCCTTCTGGGCCGTCCCGATCCCGGCGTTCCCCGTGGAGCCCCCGCCCATCCTCGAGTCCGGCCCGGCCGAACTGCGCGACGCGGTCTCCCAGACCGACTGCACGGACGCCGCCGAGCGCGTCGACGTGCTCGAGCGCCAGGTCCTCGACCTCAAGGCGCGCTTCTGGGCGCTGCAGCTGCGCAAGGGCGCCGACCTCTCCAAGCTCACGCACAACCCCGGCTCGACGATCACCGACCCACTGCTCAAGCAGCTCTTCTATCAGCGCATGAAGGAGTGGTACGCGCGCGAATCCATCCCCGAACTCGCCCCTCACGAGGTGCGGCGCTTCGTGGCGTCCGACCGCGCGGCCTTCTCTCTGCATCGGGAGTGCGGTCTTTGA
- a CDS encoding response regulator transcription factor → MDMNTKELTVLVADDEPVVLSILSRCLSAPGRRVVQAADGREALDAVFAEKPDLVILDLCMPRLSGSTVCRALRENASTRDIPILVLTGLGGEHTEVELLEMGADDYLSKPFDIDELRARVAALVRRCGLAVEPLVAAPNLATAPLVASPEAA, encoded by the coding sequence ATGGATATGAACACGAAGGAACTCACGGTCCTGGTCGCGGATGACGAGCCGGTCGTGCTGTCGATCCTCTCCCGCTGCCTGAGCGCCCCCGGCCGGCGCGTGGTCCAGGCCGCGGACGGACGCGAGGCGCTCGATGCCGTCTTCGCGGAGAAGCCCGACCTCGTCATCCTCGACCTCTGCATGCCGCGGCTCAGCGGAAGCACGGTGTGCCGTGCCCTGCGCGAGAACGCGAGCACCCGGGACATCCCCATCCTCGTCCTCACCGGGTTGGGCGGCGAGCACACGGAAGTGGAGCTCCTCGAGATGGGCGCCGACGACTACCTCTCCAAGCCCTTCGACATCGACGAGCTCCGCGCCCGGGTCGCCGCGCTCGTGCGCCGCTGCGGGCTCGCGGTCGAGCCGCTCGTCGCTGCGCCGAACCTCGCGACCGCGCCTCTCGTCGCGTCGCCGGAGGCCGCATGA
- a CDS encoding response regulator, protein MKAKILVADDDAGVRRLLSRALGVTRDILCACDGDEAVRMAIAEKPALILLDVKMPGKDGLAVLSLLREDQRLRSIPVILLTGLSQVDDRVAGLNLGADDYITKPFSTEELGARVDSLLRRRARDLSANPLTCLPGSPAVEEEVGRRIGAKAPFAFVYFDLDNFKAYNDVYGYANGDEVLRETAKILLEALRAEGGERDFLGHIGGDDFVAITTPERAGFVARQAADLFDRRAPFFYTPADRERGAIHTVDRQGTARAFPLLTLSAGIASTERRALGHYAKVVEIASEMKRFVKSRVPNGRSAYAADRRNDAATAAQAAAAARLEAAGLNRAANILRPEAGGSPYYDRA, encoded by the coding sequence ATGAAAGCCAAGATCCTCGTCGCCGACGACGACGCGGGGGTGCGCCGCCTCCTCAGCCGGGCCCTCGGAGTCACCCGGGACATCCTGTGCGCGTGCGACGGCGACGAGGCCGTGCGCATGGCCATCGCGGAGAAGCCCGCGCTCATCCTGCTCGACGTCAAGATGCCGGGCAAGGACGGCCTCGCCGTGCTCTCATTGCTGCGCGAGGACCAGCGCCTGCGCTCGATCCCGGTCATCCTCCTGACGGGCCTCTCCCAGGTCGACGACCGCGTCGCCGGCCTCAACCTCGGAGCGGACGACTACATCACGAAGCCCTTCTCGACCGAGGAGCTCGGCGCGCGCGTCGACAGCCTCCTGCGGCGCCGAGCGCGGGACCTCAGCGCGAACCCCCTCACCTGTCTGCCCGGCAGCCCCGCCGTCGAGGAGGAGGTCGGGCGGCGCATCGGCGCGAAGGCGCCCTTCGCGTTCGTCTACTTCGACCTGGACAACTTCAAGGCCTACAACGACGTCTACGGCTACGCCAACGGCGACGAGGTCCTCCGGGAGACCGCGAAGATCCTCCTCGAGGCCCTGCGCGCGGAGGGCGGTGAGCGCGACTTCCTCGGCCACATCGGCGGAGACGACTTCGTCGCGATCACCACGCCCGAGCGCGCGGGGTTCGTCGCCCGCCAGGCGGCCGACCTCTTCGACCGCCGCGCTCCGTTCTTCTACACCCCCGCCGACCGGGAGCGCGGGGCCATCCACACCGTCGACCGGCAGGGGACGGCCCGCGCCTTCCCCCTCCTCACCCTCTCGGCCGGCATCGCCAGCACCGAGCGCCGGGCGCTCGGCCACTACGCCAAGGTCGTCGAGATCGCCTCCGAGATGAAGCGCTTCGTCAAATCGCGCGTCCCCAACGGGCGCAGCGCCTACGCCGCGGACCGGCGCAACGACGCCGCGACCGCGGCGCAGGCGGCCGCCGCCGCCCGACTCGAGGCCGCGGGCCTCAATCGCGCCGCGAACATCCTCCGCCCCGAAGCGGGGGGGAGCCCCTACTATGACCGAGCATGA
- a CDS encoding histidine kinase dimerization/phospho-acceptor domain-containing protein has protein sequence MTEHERVLCRRVAHQINNPLTGILGYCQLLLQGGGLTPFQREALEHIQAQSFRCRSAVRGLLTDEDGMAVAGSQMVSSGHGPVEEKDGGS, from the coding sequence ATGACCGAGCATGAGCGCGTCCTCTGCCGCCGCGTGGCGCACCAGATCAACAACCCCCTGACGGGGATCCTGGGCTACTGCCAGCTGCTCCTTCAGGGAGGCGGGCTGACCCCCTTCCAGCGCGAGGCGCTCGAGCACATCCAGGCGCAGAGCTTCCGCTGCCGCAGCGCCGTCCGGGGGCTGCTCACCGACGAAGACGGTATGGCGGTAGCGGGGTCGCAGATGGTATCATCTGGACATGGTCCCGTCGAAGAAAAAGACGGAGGGAGCTGA
- a CDS encoding response regulator transcription factor: MVPSKKKTEGAEAPLPLPSDLPAPLRKILVVDDDRTIRGLISKYLTQNGYSVVHTDNGSEALVLVRESRPDLILVDAQMPGLDGHAVCRVLKKEAATTSTPVIIMSGSKIEERDVLAGFEGGADDYILKPFSLPVLRARIQAVLRRYAARAGMTERLRKCGIELDPAGRTARVSGHEVSLTRKEFDLLASLIAGAGRALSVPYLLETVWGYDPADYNDPGTVEVHVSHLRKKLGPKAARHIVSVTGHGYKFEE; the protein is encoded by the coding sequence ATGGTCCCGTCGAAGAAAAAGACGGAGGGAGCTGAGGCGCCGCTCCCCCTCCCCTCCGACCTTCCCGCTCCGCTGCGCAAGATCCTGGTGGTCGACGACGACCGCACCATCCGCGGGCTCATCTCCAAATACCTGACCCAGAACGGCTACTCCGTCGTCCACACCGACAACGGCTCCGAGGCCCTCGTCCTCGTGCGCGAGTCCCGGCCCGACCTCATCCTGGTGGACGCCCAGATGCCCGGCCTCGACGGCCACGCCGTCTGCCGCGTCCTCAAGAAGGAGGCCGCGACGACCTCGACGCCGGTCATCATCATGTCGGGCTCGAAGATCGAGGAGCGCGACGTGCTCGCCGGCTTCGAGGGCGGGGCCGACGACTACATCCTCAAGCCCTTCTCGCTGCCCGTCCTGCGCGCGCGCATCCAGGCCGTCCTGCGCCGCTACGCGGCCCGCGCGGGGATGACCGAGCGGCTGCGCAAGTGCGGCATCGAGCTCGACCCCGCCGGCCGCACGGCCAGGGTCTCCGGCCATGAGGTCTCCCTCACCCGCAAGGAGTTCGACCTTCTCGCTTCCCTCATCGCGGGCGCCGGGAGAGCCCTCAGCGTCCCCTACCTCCTCGAGACCGTCTGGGGCTACGACCCGGCCGACTACAACGACCCCGGCACCGTCGAAGTCCACGTCTCGCACCTGCGCAAGAAGCTCGGCCCCAAGGCCGCCCGCCACATCGTCAGCGTGACCGGGCACGGCTACAAGTTCGAGGAGTAG
- a CDS encoding response regulator, which produces MSAPKTDEPVVLVVDDEKLVRTVVSRSLVGHGFRVLEASDGKEALATAFAQLPDLVVLDLCMPSLDGGSVCRALRRDERTRELPILVLTGLIETHTEVEVLELGADDYMTKPFDPAELRARLKALRRRNAESPAPPPDKNA; this is translated from the coding sequence ATGAGCGCACCCAAGACGGACGAACCCGTGGTCCTGGTGGTCGACGACGAGAAGCTCGTCCGGACGGTCGTCTCCCGCTCCCTGGTCGGGCACGGCTTCCGCGTCCTCGAGGCGAGCGACGGGAAGGAAGCGCTCGCGACCGCCTTCGCCCAGCTCCCCGACCTCGTGGTGCTCGACCTCTGCATGCCCTCGCTCGACGGCGGCTCCGTCTGCCGGGCCCTGCGGCGCGACGAGCGCACGCGCGAGCTCCCCATCCTCGTCCTCACGGGCCTCATCGAGACCCACACCGAGGTCGAGGTGCTCGAGCTGGGCGCCGACGACTACATGACGAAGCCCTTCGACCCCGCCGAACTCCGCGCGCGGCTCAAGGCCCTCCGGCGCCGCAACGCGGAGAGCCCGGCCCCGCCTCCCGACAAGAACGCGTAG
- a CDS encoding response regulator → MDPTSPRRARILIVEDEDLIRRLLQRTLTTRGWETSAVPGGEAALCEAARVEFDAVVCDLMMEGLDGFQTLSRLKEAHPALVCVVMTAFDTPENRLKAERLGAGGFVAKPFGVDELDRLLRSLLGV, encoded by the coding sequence ATGGACCCCACGAGCCCCCGGCGCGCGCGCATCCTCATCGTCGAAGACGAGGACCTCATCCGCCGACTCCTTCAGCGCACGCTCACGACGCGCGGCTGGGAGACCTCGGCCGTCCCCGGGGGGGAGGCGGCCCTCTGCGAGGCCGCTCGCGTCGAGTTCGACGCGGTCGTCTGCGACCTGATGATGGAGGGGCTCGACGGCTTCCAGACCCTCTCGCGGCTGAAGGAGGCGCATCCCGCGCTCGTCTGCGTCGTGATGACGGCCTTCGATACCCCGGAGAACCGTCTCAAAGCCGAGCGGTTGGGGGCGGGGGGCTTCGTGGCGAAGCCCTTCGGCGTGGACGAGCTGGACCGTCTTCTGCGTTCCCTGCTGGGAGTCTGA
- a CDS encoding PAS domain S-box protein, translating into MFYGLKSSIRFRWATLRASQSIALTALFAAFLAGVWIMSAAYLRLEYAAEVRVVASRLEAAGEARMRESQAWLRDRENEAHYVARSSALAGALRGDTVSRRQFTEEIEHLRGSHNYSAFCLLDAAGALRLSTRGSADLCRAAGKSGIAVFQSKEFSILLHGKTPETSMFGFCSRAPGLHGPRVCGWSPLAGAFLQIFRQEQPGLESGETLLVCSDPRDGSILFLTPVKFRTDDGEFLRLSAERREVAAWSALKDPSPFRSYLDYRGERVFASTLRMPMTGWGVVRKLDRSEALKRFWTHALLLLVAALSLTGMCSLLLSLFRREQHRRRLDEELRRLREREAAQRAVNDVERQRLLLIDSMLNGFAQHEIILDAGGRPCDYRFLDVNQSFERLTGLRRAQVLGRTVREVLPGIEDEFIQRYGKVALTGVPDSFVSASAQLGKTYEVYVYRTSPLHFAVLFNDVTERMRTHEDLRKSEQRFRAALEASAVSVWEQDGALRYTWIHNHPLHDPKTSIGRSDEELLSPEDREKIVPEKLHALREGRLVRDMVFLTIRGENRAFDRRLEPLRAPDGSVRGLLGVAVDVTEQMRALRVYRESEARLRALVECTPVAIGIFSSESIELANEPFARLFGFKSPDDAIGTDPAVLFAERVRPDMERTFHRRLKGGDAPAVYETLARRVDGSVFPMLVQAGRTVLKDAPVVIVHLTDLTERKRLEEQLRQSQKMDAVGRLAGGVAHDFNNILTAIQGYAEMLHSQFPADDPRREDLKEILDASERATALTQQLLAFSRRQVLAPIVLNPNGPIEKITRMLQRLLGEDIKLTLQLDPELDCVRIDPGQFEQVLMNLAVNARDAMPRGGSLAIGTTNVLIDEEFVLRHPGLAPGPCVQLFVSDSGKGIPREQLERLFEPFNTTKEKGTGLGLATVYGIVRQSGGIVEAESAPEMGTVFKIYLPACAAPPGAAPGLTGTAVKLPGGSETVLLVEDEAVVRKLARRILEKACYKVIEAKSGDEALRLAGEHSGEIDLLLTDVVMPGMSGRELGERIAPLRPRLKKLYMSGYTDDAILRHGVLEQGIPFLQKPFSRQSLLTALRRVLDDAPN; encoded by the coding sequence GTGTTTTACGGACTGAAAAGCTCGATCCGATTCCGATGGGCGACCCTTCGCGCGTCGCAGAGCATCGCGCTGACCGCGCTCTTCGCCGCCTTCCTCGCCGGGGTCTGGATCATGTCGGCCGCGTACCTACGGCTCGAATACGCGGCGGAGGTCCGCGTCGTCGCGTCCCGATTGGAGGCCGCCGGCGAGGCCCGCATGCGCGAGTCTCAGGCCTGGCTGAGGGACCGGGAGAACGAAGCCCACTACGTCGCCCGCTCCTCCGCGCTTGCAGGAGCTCTGCGCGGAGATACGGTCTCCCGGCGGCAGTTCACCGAAGAGATTGAACACCTGCGCGGCTCGCACAACTACAGCGCGTTCTGCCTCCTCGACGCCGCCGGCGCCCTGCGGCTGAGTACGCGCGGTTCCGCCGATCTCTGCCGCGCCGCGGGCAAGAGTGGGATCGCCGTCTTCCAAAGCAAGGAGTTCAGCATCCTCCTCCACGGCAAGACCCCCGAGACGAGCATGTTCGGCTTCTGCTCCCGGGCGCCCGGACTCCACGGCCCCCGCGTCTGCGGTTGGTCCCCGCTCGCGGGGGCGTTCCTGCAGATCTTCCGACAGGAGCAGCCCGGACTTGAAAGCGGCGAGACCCTTCTCGTCTGCAGCGACCCACGCGACGGGAGCATCCTCTTCCTTACCCCGGTGAAGTTCCGCACGGACGATGGGGAGTTCCTCCGATTGAGCGCGGAGCGCCGCGAGGTCGCGGCGTGGTCGGCGCTGAAGGATCCCTCGCCGTTCCGCTCCTACCTGGACTACCGCGGAGAACGCGTGTTCGCGTCCACTCTGCGCATGCCGATGACCGGCTGGGGCGTCGTCCGTAAGTTGGACCGCTCCGAGGCCCTCAAGCGCTTCTGGACGCACGCCCTGCTGCTCCTCGTCGCCGCGCTGTCGCTCACGGGGATGTGCTCCCTCCTCCTCTCGCTCTTCCGGCGGGAACAGCACCGGCGCCGGCTCGACGAGGAGCTCCGCCGGCTGCGCGAACGCGAGGCGGCCCAGCGGGCCGTCAACGACGTCGAACGCCAGCGCCTCCTCCTCATCGACAGCATGCTCAACGGCTTCGCGCAGCACGAGATCATCCTCGACGCCGGAGGGCGGCCATGCGACTACCGGTTTCTGGACGTGAACCAGTCCTTCGAACGGCTCACCGGCCTGCGCCGCGCGCAGGTGCTCGGCCGCACCGTGCGCGAGGTCCTGCCGGGCATCGAGGACGAGTTCATCCAGCGCTACGGGAAAGTCGCTTTGACGGGTGTCCCGGATTCCTTCGTGTCGGCTTCCGCTCAGCTCGGGAAGACCTACGAGGTCTACGTCTACCGGACCTCGCCCCTGCACTTCGCCGTCCTCTTCAACGACGTCACGGAGAGGATGAGGACGCACGAGGACCTGCGCAAGAGCGAGCAGCGCTTCCGGGCGGCTCTCGAGGCCAGCGCCGTCTCCGTGTGGGAGCAGGACGGAGCGCTGCGCTACACCTGGATCCACAACCATCCGCTCCACGACCCGAAGACCTCCATCGGCCGAAGCGACGAGGAGCTCCTCTCGCCGGAGGACCGGGAGAAGATCGTCCCCGAGAAGCTGCACGCCCTGCGCGAGGGCCGCCTCGTGCGCGACATGGTCTTCCTGACCATCCGCGGAGAGAATCGCGCCTTCGACCGCCGGCTGGAGCCCCTTCGCGCACCGGACGGCTCCGTGCGTGGGCTGCTCGGCGTCGCGGTGGACGTCACGGAACAGATGCGCGCCTTGCGCGTCTACAGGGAGAGCGAGGCGCGCCTGCGTGCGCTCGTCGAGTGCACCCCGGTCGCCATCGGCATCTTCAGCTCGGAGAGCATCGAGCTGGCCAACGAGCCCTTCGCGCGTCTGTTCGGCTTCAAGAGCCCGGACGATGCGATCGGGACGGACCCCGCCGTCCTGTTCGCCGAAAGGGTTCGCCCCGACATGGAGCGGACCTTCCACCGGCGGCTGAAGGGGGGGGACGCTCCCGCCGTCTATGAGACCCTGGCCCGGCGCGTCGACGGCAGCGTCTTCCCCATGCTCGTCCAGGCCGGGAGGACCGTCCTCAAGGACGCGCCGGTCGTCATCGTCCATCTCACCGACCTCACCGAACGCAAGCGCCTGGAGGAGCAGCTTCGCCAGAGCCAGAAGATGGACGCGGTCGGCCGGCTCGCGGGAGGCGTCGCCCACGACTTCAACAACATCCTGACCGCCATCCAGGGTTATGCGGAGATGCTCCACTCCCAGTTCCCGGCCGACGACCCGCGCCGGGAAGACCTCAAGGAGATCCTCGACGCCTCCGAACGCGCGACCGCGCTGACCCAGCAGCTCCTCGCCTTCAGCCGCCGGCAGGTGCTCGCTCCGATCGTGCTGAACCCGAACGGACCCATCGAGAAGATCACGCGCATGCTCCAGCGTCTGCTCGGCGAGGACATCAAGCTCACCCTGCAGCTCGACCCCGAGCTCGACTGCGTCCGCATCGACCCGGGCCAGTTCGAGCAGGTGCTCATGAACCTCGCGGTCAACGCGCGCGACGCGATGCCCCGAGGCGGGTCCCTCGCCATCGGGACCACGAACGTGCTCATCGACGAGGAGTTCGTCCTGCGTCATCCCGGGCTCGCCCCGGGACCCTGCGTGCAGCTCTTCGTCAGCGACAGCGGGAAGGGCATCCCCCGAGAGCAGCTCGAACGGCTCTTCGAACCCTTCAACACCACCAAGGAGAAGGGGACGGGCCTCGGACTGGCCACGGTCTACGGCATCGTGCGCCAGAGCGGAGGCATCGTCGAGGCCGAGAGCGCCCCGGAGATGGGGACCGTCTTCAAGATCTACCTGCCGGCGTGCGCCGCGCCGCCCGGGGCGGCGCCGGGCCTCACGGGGACGGCCGTCAAGCTCCCGGGAGGGAGCGAGACGGTGCTCCTCGTCGAGGACGAAGCGGTCGTGCGCAAGCTCGCCCGGCGCATCCTGGAGAAGGCCTGCTACAAGGTCATCGAGGCGAAGAGCGGGGACGAGGCCCTGCGCCTCGCCGGCGAGCACTCCGGAGAGATCGACCTCCTCCTCACCGACGTGGTCATGCCCGGCATGAGCGGCCGCGAACTCGGGGAGCGCATCGCCCCTTTGCGGCCGCGGCTCAAGAAGCTCTACATGTCGGGCTACACCGACGACGCCATCCTCCGTCACGGGGTGCTCGAGCAGGGCATCCCCTTCCTGCAGAAGCCCTTCAGCCGGCAGTCCCTCCTCACGGCGCTGCGCCGCGTCCTCGACGACGCGCCGAATTAA